The Sediminicola sp. YIK13 genomic sequence AAAACCCATTTGTTGAAATAATTTAGTTTACCACTAGGATCGGATGTCCAAACATGCTGCGCCATCGAATCCGCCAGCAGCCGAAATTTTTGCTCCCGTTCCAACAATAGGTTTTGAAAGTTCTTTTCTTCGGTAATATCACGCATGGTTCCAATGACCCTTTCTGGTTCATTCCTGCTATTATAAAATACCTTTCCTTTAGATTCTATCCAATGAATGGTATTGTCCTTCCATAGTATTCTACCTTCGTATTGAAGAACACCGGTACGAAAAGATTCTTCAATGGCCTTTTCCCGTAAGATCCTGTCATCGGGGTGGAAGTAGGAGGAGGGCTCTAAATTTTCTACATTTTTTTGATCTAAAATTCCAAAAATTTCTTTGCAACGTTTAGACGTTATATTTGTTTTGGTCTTTAAGTTATATTCCCAAATACCTAGTTCACTGGCATTGATAACGATGTTAAGTCGTTCTTCGTTCTCTTCAATTTTACGGAACGCGCTGATAACATCCTGTTCAGCTTTTTTACGCTCTGTAATATCCCTGGCAATAGCGAATAGTAATGGTTTTCCTTCCTGTTGGATACTTCCAATACTTATCTCTACGGGGTAAACAAGGCCTTCTTTGTTTTTATGAAGGGTTTCAAAAGAAGGGATATTTTGCTTTCGCGAAAGCTGGAACATCTCTCGGTATTTTTCCTTATTGTAAATGGGGTCTACATCCGGTACCCTCAAATACTTTATTTCCTGCTCTGTATATCCCCATTTCTCCAATGCCATGTCGTTTAGATAAACAAAACGTCCCTCTTCATCCATCAGGATGAAAGGATCCCCCGCCGTATCTGCCATAAACTTAAAAAGTTTGATCTCTGTTAAGGCAGCTTCTACCTTTTGTTTGGCTTCGAGCAGTTCGGTTACTTCAGCAGCCGTATTCATTACCCCGTACACATGTCCGGAGGTATCAGATAATGGTGTAAAACTGTAGTTAAAATAGTGGGCCTTTAATATTCCATTTTTACGGATATCCACTTTTTGGTTTTTGGCGTGGAAAGGAATTCCTGTAGAGAGCACTTCTTTTACTTGCTCAAAAATTTGCTGACTTTCCAGCTCTGGTAGAATATCGGTGTATAACTTTCCTATGACATTATTTCCTTTGCCCCATACCTCCATTATGGATTGGTTGGCTAGTGTAATTCGCATTTCCTCCCCAGTATAAACAGCAATTGGGAACGGAGCATTTTCGACCAAAGTGCGTATGCTTTGTTCGCTTTCTTCAATTTTTTGCCGTGCAATCACCTGCTCTGTAACATCCTCTAACGTTCCGTTAAGGCGGTAGGCAATTTTATTTTCGTTGAACCATGCCCTGCCTTTAGCATGGACAATAATTTCTTTTTTAGAGAAAGGATTAATAATTGTGTATTCCACATCATACTTTCCACCAGAAGAATAGTCCAATGCCTTTTGAATTGCGTTCGTTAATTTTGTACGGTCTACCTCTGTTACGACTTCAAGGGCGTCGGAAAGTTCAATTTGATCATTAGGCGATAATCCAAACCATTTTTTTAACCTGTCGTTTGCAGAGAATTTTTTGGTAAGCGGATTATAATCAAAGGTTCCTAGTTGTGCCGCTTCAATGGCAAAGTGGAACTCGTTTTCACTTTGCTTTAATTCAATTTCAGCTTTCTTTTTATTGGTTGTTTCAATTACCGTAACCAATACGCCCCCCACTTCGCCATTTCTCATTCTTATAGGGCTATAGGCAAAATCGAAATAACAGGTCTCTAAAAACCCGTTTCTGTTAAGGTGCAACATAAAATCCGTAAAACCAACAGGTACACCATTCATCACTCCATCAAACATGGATTCAATAATATGCCATATTTCTGAAAAAGTCTCCTTTGGGCTACTTCCCAACGCTTGTGGATGTTTTGTAGTTCCTAAAATTGGGCGATAGCCATCATTATATATTTGTGTATATTCCTTGCCCCATGCGATGTACATGCCAAAAGGATTATCCAGCATCACGGAAACCATGGTGCGTAAACTTTCAGGCCAGTTTTCTGGGTCGCCCAATGGGGTTTTCCCCCAGTCTTTATTTCGAATGAGTTCCCCCATTTCTCCACCACCTTTCAGGAAGTAATGTTCTTCGTTTTTACTTTTCATTGAATAACTTATTTAAGGAAGAAGTATAAATTCTTCCCTACTGAGGTGTTTGGAATTAGTATTGTTGGTTAGGGTTATAGCCTCAAAAATCACCTTTTTTAAGGCAGAAAAATCCCCAGGCTTTCGGATATAAAAGGTGGCCCCTTTTTCATAAAGTGAATCCACTACGTCTAAATCAAGTGAGGTTGAGAATATGATTATTGGGAGCTGTTTCAATTCTTCCGTTACTTTTATTTCAGTCAAACATTCTAAGCCCGATTTTCTTGGCATGTTCAAATCAAGAAAAAGAGCGTCAGGTAGATCTCCTGAAATTGAAGATAAAAAATCCATTAGTTGCACTCCATCATTAACGATGGAAAGAGATGCGTCCACTGGCAGTTCTTCTAACGCTTCCTTAAAAAAAAGACAATCATCTGAATCGTCATCAGCAAGTAAGAGATTATATTTTATAACGTCCATTGTGAAGGGTTCAAATATTAAATATGATCTAAAATTAATTTTAATTACTAATTCTAAAGCGCAAAATATTCACGTTGAATCAGTATCGTTAGTATTCGAATTACGCACTTACATTGAAATTGAATTGGGGCCATTGCACCGGAAATGTTCAGCTTGCACTAAGATAGTAAATTGAAAGGATTTCTATTTGGTAAATGTTAAAGCCTGAATCCACAAATTAGCTGTTTATCAAGGCTTTATCTGATTCCGCGATATTTTTTTATTTGTTGTGAAAGCATAAATAATGTATCCGCCAAATACCATACTAAGAATCCCTGCCAACGGAGCATAGGGTTTCACCTCAGGAATAATGGTGGAGATAAAGTGTTGAAAGCCACCTGGACCTATAAACATTAAGACAATGGCAGCTACAATGAACAGGTAACCGATAAGTTTAATTGCCGCAGGATATTTTGACTGCCTGGCAGCTACTATAAATAAAAGACCAATAACCAACCTAATGCCTATTGCAGTGATATAGAGGGAGGTGTTCTCCATATTATCTTTTATCCAACCGATAAGGAGCTCTGGATAAAAAAGCAGCGATATCCCCGCCACCAACAGAAATATTCCAAATAGTTTGATGATTAATTTCATGAATGGAGTTGTTTTGAATTGGTTCTTTTTTTATAATGACTACCAACTATCCTTTACAGCAATTGGTACACGATTGGATTTACCTATCAGAAGCAAGATACTTCATAAATATAAGAACAATTAAGGCCGGTCTCTCAACTGCTATTATGCTGTATGCTGTAGCTTAGCTTCAGTTTTAGAATAATCCAATTATCAATTGAGATAGGCTTGCCAATTCTAGGGTACAGGATCATTAAACAAATTGCTACCGAAATCCACATATACCATGGAGAAAAAAAGGACTCTTTTATATTTCTCATAAAACAATCCCTTAACTTAGGGAGAAATCCTCAAGGTATGGATGGTGGACAGGAAGGCGTAGGGCTAAAGAAACAACTCGGTACAGTTCAAATTCTATTGTATGGAATTGGAACTATGTTGGGTGCGGGTATTTATGTGCTGGTAGGCAAAGTGGCAGGATATGCCGGATCACTGGCTCCCCTTTCGTTCCTTATTGCCGGGGTTTTAGCAGGATTGACCGCTTACTCTTATTCCCTTCTTTCACCGCGATTTCCGAAAAGTGGTGGGGAAATTGTCTATGTAAACAAAGCCTTTAACTCAAAAAGATTGGCCACCTTGGTGGGCTGGGGAGTTATTTTTACTGGGTTCATTTCAGCTGCCGCCATTATCAAAGGATTTGTTGGATACTTGGACGTGTTCATAGAAATCCCAGATGCTTTGGTCATCAGCGTTAGCATGACCCTCCTTTGTATGCTTGCCATATGGGGTATTGGTGAATCCTTGAATGTAATAGGGTTCATAACACTGATTGAGGTTGGCGGACTCCTTTTTGTCATCTTTGTGGCAGACATTGATGTAGAGAAATTCACTTCCCATTTTTCTGAAATGTTCATAAGTGCGCCAGGCTATGACGTATTAGCAGTGTTTCAAGGCGCATTCTTGGCTTTCTATGCTTTTGTTGGGTTCGAAGACCTGGCAAATGTAGCTGAGGAGGCCAAAGACCCAAAGAAGAGCATGCCTGTGGCCATTATGGGCAGTTTGTTTATCGCGTTATCCCTTTATGTAGCCGTAGCCGTTGTAGCCGTGATATCCTTACCGCTGAATGAGCTTTCATCCACAGATGCCCCAATGGCGGATATAGTAGCTAACAAAGGGCAGCATTACGCCTATTTTATAAGTATTATTAGTTTGGTTGCGGTATTAAATGGAGTATTGGCACAGGTGATTATGGGATCAAGGGTCCTCTACGGATTGGCCGGTCAGAACAGCGCCCCCAAATTGTTTCACAGGACACATAAAAGGTTTCGGACTCCTGTGCTGGCCACCATCGTCATTGCCATCGGAATTATGGTCTTGGCCATTTTCATTCCAATTGTTCAACTTGCCAATCTGACCAGTTACGTTATTATTAGTGTTTTTGTACTCGTCAATCTCTCACAGGTGAAGTTGGCATTTATGGATTTTGGCAAGAAGAAATGTTGGAAGAACCGGAAGTTTGTCCTACCCTTTATCGCAGCCCTGCTATGCATTGTATTTCTTGCGTATAAGATAGTGGCCGTAGTGTAGTGTAGAACAATTAAAAAGTTGGCCCAATACCAAAGAGTAGTTTCAATCCTAGGATGTTTTGAATAACTGCATGTAAACATCCTTCATTAATTGTTGTAGTTGGTGCTGCATGGTATCAGTAGGGAGGTATAGGATAGTCTACGTTTACATGAAACTTTGAAACGTAATAGATGTATCAAACAAAGGACTTTATCTATTTTAAGAAAAAGTTTCTGCTGTTTAAGATTTAAATAGTTTCTTAAACCTTTGTGGAAATTCATCTTTTACATGGACCAGTTTATTTGTAAATGGATGTATGAAGTTTAATGAATAGGCATGTAAATATAAGCCCTTGCCATTTAAAATTAGATGTTCAATCCCATAAACTGTATCTCCCAATATCGGATTATCGATACTGGACAGATGTTTGCGCAATTGGTGCCTTCTGCCCGTTAGAGGTTCCAATTTGACCAGGTTGAGTTTACCGAATCTTTTTGAAAGAACAGATTTGAATACTTTATAGTTCGATTGTGATTTCTTGGTGTCAATTTCTGAAGTGATTTCTCCTCCATCTTTCATTTCGCCAATAGTAACCGCATAATATGTTTTATCAACCTTTTTATCTTCAAACATCCTGTTTAAAGCACGAATACAACTACTCGTTTTTCCAACCAATAAAACACCTGTGGTTGCATAATCCAATCTATGGACAGGCTGAGGTTTTGTTGCATCCGAAAGGTTGCTTTGTTGCAGGTTCTGCACCAAGGCATTGGCAATGGTTTTATAGCTATTGCCGCTGACCAAGATTCCCGCAGGCTTGTGAATCACTGCTAAATGATCATCTTCAAATAACACTTTTAACGGAAACAACAGTCTTTTATTCGACCTGACTTCTTTTGGAGTGGATATGCATATGCGCTCACCTCCATTTATTAGTGTAGCCGATGAAGCAATTACATCATTAACCGTAATGAGCTTTTTCTTAAGTGCTTTTTTAAGTGCTGATTTGGTGAGTGCAGCAATGAAAATACCTACCCCGTATTCCTGAAGTCGAATGGGGGAAGAAATAATGGGTACAATATGTATTTCCGTTGAATTTTGAATGCTTTTTATTTTTAATGACGTTTAATCATGCGAACGTGCCCTGCCGATAGTCGGCTATCTTTTTTTATAGATTCTTGCTTTGCGGTTTTTTGTTTTTTATGCTAAAAGCACAAGTTAGTATCCAAATAACAAATACGGACTCTATAATTCGCTGATAGATCCCATTATATTCAGGATCTGGGTTAGAGAACAATACATAAACAACCAGCAAGCTTGTGATACCATAGATGATCGCTTGGTTTGATAATCTATGGTAAAATGCTGATTTTTTTAGACCGAGGCCTATAAGAATAATACTCAAAGGAACGAATATATAGGTTAAGAACCCTGTTATATTATGTATAATTTGAGAAATGCTTGGATCTATAAACTCTTTGTTACAACCACTATCACAGGGGAAGAAACCAACAATTACAGTAGCTAAACCGTAAAAGATTCCTAGGCCATAAAATCCAATTTTGGTTAGCTTGGATGCCGGAAACATTTTATTTCCGACAAAAGCAAATATGGTCAATAGAATGCCACTTGGGATAATTCCATATATTCTTAAAATAGTTCCGTATTCAGTGTCAATAGCATAGGTTTCACTTATATATTGGCTTGTGGCACTATAATTTTCAATTAGTAATCCTCCAATGATTGCAGAAGCAACAAATAAACTTACTCCAAGGACCCCGATAAAAAATGTAATTTTATGGCTCATTAAATTCGTATTTTGCGGTAGGTTTTTCCATTTTCAGGCAACCTCTTGTATAGTTTTGCCCGCAGTTTTTACTTTAATTCTTGCAATTCTTGTTTTGAATGTAATTACCTACAAAGGTTAAATGTATGTGCCCTCTTCATGGTAGCAATACCTTGTCAACGACAGTTGTTTTTTATCCTTTCCAGTGCTTTTGGAAAAGTGTTTTTCATAAAGTGGAGATGCTCATCCAGGACATCTATATCCACGGTAAGGATATTATAGCCTGTTCCTTCGGTAAGTGTATACAATTCCGTGGTGCCCGACCATTTTTTTGTCTCATCATCTATGGGTTGTTCCTTTCCTTTTACCACATTTCCCTGATGCTCAAACATCATGATTTTATTAGGTATGTGTTTTTTGATGATGCTGTAGATACCATTCTGATCAGGGGAAAGGAATAATACCTTGCTGCCTTCTTTCCAATCATCAGTTATGGCATAGGACCCATCTAAGAATACGCCGGCCCAATCCCGATAGGACCTCTCGTTCCATAGTGCTTGCCAGATCTCAGTTTTCCCTGCCTTAATATCAATTGAAAATTGTAACCT encodes the following:
- a CDS encoding DUF998 domain-containing protein produces the protein MSHKITFFIGVLGVSLFVASAIIGGLLIENYSATSQYISETYAIDTEYGTILRIYGIIPSGILLTIFAFVGNKMFPASKLTKIGFYGLGIFYGLATVIVGFFPCDSGCNKEFIDPSISQIIHNITGFLTYIFVPLSIILIGLGLKKSAFYHRLSNQAIIYGITSLLVVYVLFSNPDPEYNGIYQRIIESVFVIWILTCAFSIKNKKPQSKNL
- a CDS encoding APC family permease, with the translated sequence MDGGQEGVGLKKQLGTVQILLYGIGTMLGAGIYVLVGKVAGYAGSLAPLSFLIAGVLAGLTAYSYSLLSPRFPKSGGEIVYVNKAFNSKRLATLVGWGVIFTGFISAAAIIKGFVGYLDVFIEIPDALVISVSMTLLCMLAIWGIGESLNVIGFITLIEVGGLLFVIFVADIDVEKFTSHFSEMFISAPGYDVLAVFQGAFLAFYAFVGFEDLANVAEEAKDPKKSMPVAIMGSLFIALSLYVAVAVVAVISLPLNELSSTDAPMADIVANKGQHYAYFISIISLVAVLNGVLAQVIMGSRVLYGLAGQNSAPKLFHRTHKRFRTPVLATIVIAIGIMVLAIFIPIVQLANLTSYVIISVFVLVNLSQVKLAFMDFGKKKCWKNRKFVLPFIAALLCIVFLAYKIVAVV
- a CDS encoding PAS domain-containing sensor histidine kinase, whose translation is MKSKNEEHYFLKGGGEMGELIRNKDWGKTPLGDPENWPESLRTMVSVMLDNPFGMYIAWGKEYTQIYNDGYRPILGTTKHPQALGSSPKETFSEIWHIIESMFDGVMNGVPVGFTDFMLHLNRNGFLETCYFDFAYSPIRMRNGEVGGVLVTVIETTNKKKAEIELKQSENEFHFAIEAAQLGTFDYNPLTKKFSANDRLKKWFGLSPNDQIELSDALEVVTEVDRTKLTNAIQKALDYSSGGKYDVEYTIINPFSKKEIIVHAKGRAWFNENKIAYRLNGTLEDVTEQVIARQKIEESEQSIRTLVENAPFPIAVYTGEEMRITLANQSIMEVWGKGNNVIGKLYTDILPELESQQIFEQVKEVLSTGIPFHAKNQKVDIRKNGILKAHYFNYSFTPLSDTSGHVYGVMNTAAEVTELLEAKQKVEAALTEIKLFKFMADTAGDPFILMDEEGRFVYLNDMALEKWGYTEQEIKYLRVPDVDPIYNKEKYREMFQLSRKQNIPSFETLHKNKEGLVYPVEISIGSIQQEGKPLLFAIARDITERKKAEQDVISAFRKIEENEERLNIVINASELGIWEYNLKTKTNITSKRCKEIFGILDQKNVENLEPSSYFHPDDRILREKAIEESFRTGVLQYEGRILWKDNTIHWIESKGKVFYNSRNEPERVIGTMRDITEEKNFQNLLLEREQKFRLLADSMAQHVWTSDPSGKLNYFNKWVFEYSGLTLEQLNHYGWLQIVHPDDRDKNIKEWRRCIQTGEDFLLEHRFRKHNGEYRWQLSRALPQKDKNGNITMWVGTSTDIQDQKMFTNELEKQVFERTKELNQNNLDLEKMNKELQAFAYISSHDLQEPLRKIQTFASQIIEKEYLNLTDSGKDKFQRMQKAANRMQHLIQDLLAYSRTSTEERNFEIAHLNNIIELVKEDLKEELLQKNGTVETGEMCEIKVIPFQFRQLIYNLVSNSIKFTKGDNAPHIKITCEIAKGKEFKIEKLSKNMEYCHINISDNGIGFDQEYSKKIFDVFSRLHGKEKFQGTGIGLAIVKKIVENHNGFIFAKGELNKGAIFDIYVPSK
- a CDS encoding response regulator, which translates into the protein MDVIKYNLLLADDDSDDCLFFKEALEELPVDASLSIVNDGVQLMDFLSSISGDLPDALFLDLNMPRKSGLECLTEIKVTEELKQLPIIIFSTSLDLDVVDSLYEKGATFYIRKPGDFSALKKVIFEAITLTNNTNSKHLSREEFILLP
- a CDS encoding RluA family pseudouridine synthase; translated protein: MLFEDDHLAVIHKPAGILVSGNSYKTIANALVQNLQQSNLSDATKPQPVHRLDYATTGVLLVGKTSSCIRALNRMFEDKKVDKTYYAVTIGEMKDGGEITSEIDTKKSQSNYKVFKSVLSKRFGKLNLVKLEPLTGRRHQLRKHLSSIDNPILGDTVYGIEHLILNGKGLYLHAYSLNFIHPFTNKLVHVKDEFPQRFKKLFKS